Proteins found in one Labrenzia sp. VG12 genomic segment:
- a CDS encoding VIT and VWA domain-containing protein, with amino-acid sequence MLTSFQKMLPLALAALTFGLGPAAADPDLDDLAGSVVANVDGKEIHLPLLSSDYSVRIDGDAAHVELTQTFLNPTRTPLHATYLFPLNQKAAIHAMKMDLDGETVIARIRKKAEARKTFEAAKAEGKAAALLTQHRPNMFTQDIAHLMPGRPVRITLEYVQHVPKIDGAYELVVPLVVGPRYDGPDLKTDVQLSSTKTDDRIAYDDDVVSASETVSGWQIDKLPAYPPVIGQDAPDEIDPKRVSLDLRLTAPMPVTALWSKTHALDVADEGKVKTIRFAGNKTIDNRDFVLRYELSAEQDVAAGVSAFFDAERGGYFSMLIEPPKLPAEDTIGRRELVFVLDTSGSMSGEPLQASKVFMEEAIKGLRPEDHFRILRFSNTTSEFARGAAKATERNKQKALRFVAGLSADGGTELNRAINTAFDLATVKDTTRIVVFLTDGYIGAERDVIASIARRIGNARIYAFGVGDAVNRFLLDAMAREGRGYARYVGLREEARVAAEAFAARLKSPLLTDISIDWNGLKVADQTPARIPDLFEGGAVRLLGRYQAGGKHTVFVNGLVNGRAASLPIEIDLPGTAAAGDQAAKALPLLWAREQIFDKNRAYTIGGSQDSQLEQEITELGLTYALQSRFTSFVAVSEKVVNTDPASASQKSVPLPQVSGVSKAAYPSLNLSGSSAPEPEGILGVMMILLALLARFRKQISSRLRALVARIQRSEVNASDEPAMALDRRLPKGLRRDSWWLES; translated from the coding sequence ATGTTGACGTCGTTCCAGAAAATGCTGCCTTTGGCGCTTGCCGCGCTGACGTTCGGCTTGGGGCCAGCTGCCGCCGACCCGGACCTTGATGACCTTGCCGGCAGCGTCGTTGCCAATGTGGACGGCAAGGAAATCCACCTGCCGCTGCTTTCATCGGACTATTCCGTCCGGATCGATGGTGATGCCGCTCATGTCGAATTGACCCAGACCTTTCTCAACCCGACCCGGACACCGCTGCACGCGACCTATCTGTTTCCCCTGAACCAGAAGGCGGCCATTCACGCCATGAAGATGGATCTGGACGGCGAGACCGTCATTGCCCGTATCCGGAAAAAGGCGGAGGCCCGGAAAACCTTCGAAGCGGCCAAGGCCGAGGGCAAGGCGGCGGCACTCCTGACCCAGCACCGCCCCAACATGTTCACCCAGGACATCGCTCATCTGATGCCCGGCCGTCCGGTTCGGATCACACTGGAATATGTTCAGCATGTGCCGAAGATCGATGGCGCCTACGAACTGGTCGTGCCGCTGGTGGTGGGGCCGCGCTATGACGGGCCGGACCTCAAGACCGATGTTCAGTTGAGCAGCACCAAGACCGACGACCGCATCGCCTATGATGACGATGTTGTTTCGGCTTCCGAGACCGTTTCCGGTTGGCAGATCGACAAGCTTCCGGCCTATCCGCCCGTGATCGGTCAGGACGCGCCGGACGAGATCGATCCGAAGCGGGTCTCGCTTGACCTCAGGCTGACGGCGCCGATGCCGGTCACCGCGCTCTGGAGCAAGACCCATGCGCTGGATGTGGCCGACGAGGGCAAGGTCAAGACCATCCGATTTGCCGGCAACAAGACCATCGACAACCGCGACTTCGTGCTGCGCTACGAGCTGTCGGCTGAACAGGATGTGGCAGCGGGTGTGTCCGCATTCTTCGACGCAGAACGTGGCGGCTATTTCTCCATGCTGATCGAGCCGCCAAAACTGCCGGCAGAGGACACGATCGGGCGCCGGGAACTGGTCTTCGTGCTGGACACGTCCGGCTCCATGAGCGGCGAGCCGCTTCAGGCCAGCAAGGTCTTTATGGAAGAGGCCATCAAGGGCCTACGGCCTGAAGACCACTTTCGTATCCTGCGCTTTTCCAACACCACGTCCGAATTTGCCCGCGGTGCCGCGAAGGCAACAGAACGCAACAAACAAAAGGCACTCCGCTTTGTTGCCGGTCTGAGCGCAGATGGCGGTACGGAGCTCAACCGGGCGATCAACACCGCTTTTGATCTTGCCACGGTGAAAGACACGACACGGATCGTGGTGTTCCTGACCGACGGCTACATTGGTGCCGAGCGCGACGTGATTGCCTCCATCGCGCGGCGGATCGGCAATGCCCGCATCTATGCGTTTGGCGTTGGCGATGCGGTCAACCGCTTCCTGCTGGATGCGATGGCGCGAGAGGGCAGGGGATATGCCCGGTATGTCGGCCTTCGCGAAGAGGCCAGGGTGGCTGCCGAGGCGTTTGCCGCCAGACTGAAGTCGCCGCTCCTGACCGATATCTCCATCGACTGGAACGGGCTCAAGGTGGCAGACCAGACACCGGCCAGGATCCCGGATCTGTTCGAAGGTGGTGCTGTCCGGCTACTGGGCCGCTATCAGGCAGGCGGCAAACACACGGTCTTCGTCAATGGCCTCGTCAATGGCCGGGCAGCCAGCCTGCCGATCGAGATCGACCTTCCCGGCACCGCTGCTGCAGGCGACCAGGCGGCAAAGGCCCTGCCGCTGCTTTGGGCGCGTGAACAGATCTTTGACAAGAACCGCGCCTATACGATCGGTGGCAGCCAGGACAGTCAGCTTGAACAGGAAATCACCGAGCTTGGTCTGACCTATGCGCTTCAGTCCCGGTTTACCTCCTTCGTGGCGGTGTCGGAAAAAGTGGTCAATACGGACCCGGCCTCGGCCAGTCAGAAGAGCGTTCCGCTGCCGCAGGTGTCTGGCGTCTCAAAGGCGGCCTATCCGTCGCTCAACCTGAGTGGCAGCTCGGCGCCGGAACCGGAAGGTATTCTGGGTGTGATGATGATCCTTCTGGCGCTGCTCGCCCGCTTCCGGAAGCAGATCTCGTCTCGCTTGAGGGCATTGGTGGCAAGGATCCAGCGGTCCGAAGTCAATGCCTCGGATGAGCCCGCCATGGCCCTGGACCGACGGCTTCCCAAAGGTCTGCGCCGGGACAGCTGGTGGCTGGAAAGCTGA
- the xrtT gene encoding exosortase T has product MTRLANLSPTSTAFVLASAILAYEPLRWLLGSWQDPSYASSGLIYLAALLALGVWSLSSPVKTVETHHRQVAVLLLVASALIRLASQVLAINVIGGLALALDVFALATFFRTGERHRAVSPFWLSVLFLFTLPVERILQRLIGYPLQELSANLSCAGLDLFFTDLSCSGIRIALAGRDVLVDLPCSGTSGLMLAMAFVVLLNALYRPALMSAVLWLGLAFLLAVLGNALRIMLLAVGLAFPDAVLGADVMVGPLHDLIGYMTLALSMVPVFILYRPRAKAHTAAIWQMPLPPMSRAARSLSALLFLSLAAVIVSLPRQALDVSAATKPQPLPVSLGGEIGMDEALLPVEQRYFELYGGHAQKRRYGPMALTLVHTSSPLRHLHAPDDCLRGLGFEVTFLGTRFDPVPTAYYRATSADGGDWRVAVTFTSSTGAVTHNIAEAIWLWLKAPGSSWTSIQRITPWSLAEDRQTAFEAAARAALDLTSPEI; this is encoded by the coding sequence ATGACCCGTCTGGCAAATCTTTCACCGACCTCCACCGCCTTCGTTCTGGCCTCCGCCATTCTGGCCTATGAGCCGCTGCGCTGGCTGCTGGGCTCCTGGCAGGACCCGTCCTATGCCTCCAGCGGACTGATCTATCTCGCAGCCCTTTTGGCCCTTGGCGTCTGGTCGCTCTCAAGTCCGGTCAAAACCGTTGAGACGCACCATCGGCAGGTCGCCGTGCTGTTGCTGGTCGCCTCGGCGCTGATCCGGCTGGCCAGCCAGGTGCTGGCCATCAACGTGATCGGCGGTCTGGCCCTGGCGCTGGATGTGTTCGCCCTGGCAACCTTTTTCCGGACCGGTGAACGCCACCGGGCCGTGTCGCCCTTCTGGCTGTCGGTCCTGTTCCTGTTCACGCTGCCGGTGGAGCGGATCCTGCAGCGGCTCATCGGCTATCCCTTGCAGGAATTGTCTGCGAACCTGTCCTGCGCGGGCCTTGACCTGTTTTTTACAGATCTTTCCTGTTCCGGCATTCGTATTGCGCTTGCCGGCCGCGATGTGCTGGTCGATCTGCCGTGTTCCGGGACATCCGGTCTGATGCTCGCCATGGCCTTTGTCGTGCTTTTGAACGCGCTCTACCGGCCGGCCCTGATGAGCGCTGTCCTCTGGCTGGGGCTCGCCTTCCTCTTGGCGGTTCTGGGCAATGCGCTGAGGATCATGCTGCTAGCGGTCGGCCTTGCCTTTCCGGATGCGGTGCTCGGGGCGGATGTCATGGTAGGGCCGCTGCATGACCTGATTGGATATATGACGCTCGCCTTGTCGATGGTCCCGGTGTTTATCCTCTATCGGCCGAGGGCCAAGGCACACACGGCCGCGATCTGGCAGATGCCGTTGCCGCCGATGTCCAGAGCGGCCCGGTCCTTGTCCGCACTCCTGTTCCTCAGCCTTGCCGCCGTGATCGTGTCGCTGCCGCGCCAGGCACTTGATGTCTCCGCAGCAACAAAACCTCAGCCGCTGCCGGTCAGCCTTGGTGGCGAAATCGGCATGGATGAAGCCCTGCTGCCGGTCGAACAGCGCTATTTCGAACTTTATGGCGGCCACGCCCAGAAACGCCGCTACGGGCCGATGGCGCTGACGCTGGTGCATACGTCCTCACCCTTGCGGCATCTGCACGCGCCGGATGATTGCCTGCGCGGTCTCGGTTTCGAAGTGACCTTTCTCGGCACCCGTTTCGATCCGGTGCCGACGGCCTACTACCGCGCGACCTCCGCGGACGGCGGCGACTGGCGGGTCGCGGTCACCTTCACGTCCAGCACGGGTGCGGTCACGCACAACATCGCCGAAGCGATCTGGCTGTGGCTCAAAGCGCCCGGCAGCAGCTGGACCAGCATTCAGCGCATCACCCCCTGGTCTCTTGCCGAGGATCGGCAGACGGCCTTCGAAGCGGCCGCCCGTGCCGCACTTGACCTGACCTCCCCGGAAATCTGA
- a CDS encoding VOC family protein translates to MTSDPSSSLRLGRIAATLGVSDIQRACAVYQAVFGFEKVFENGDPTGFVILQKDGAELHLSLQKTYKPPAFNQAHMLVSNADAAYKACEAHGLRIIRRLEDKDYGLRSFVFADPDGNRIDVGQIV, encoded by the coding sequence ATGACGTCTGACCCCTCCTCCAGTCTCCGGCTAGGCCGTATCGCAGCAACACTCGGCGTGAGCGATATCCAGCGCGCCTGTGCGGTCTATCAGGCCGTCTTCGGCTTCGAAAAGGTCTTTGAAAACGGAGATCCGACCGGCTTCGTGATCCTGCAAAAGGACGGCGCGGAATTGCATCTGTCCCTGCAAAAAACCTACAAGCCGCCGGCCTTCAACCAGGCGCACATGCTGGTATCGAATGCCGACGCCGCCTACAAGGCCTGTGAGGCCCATGGCCTCAGGATCATCAGGCGCCTTGAAGACAAGGACTATGGCCTGCGCTCCTTTGTCTTTGCAGATCCGGACGGCAACCGCATCGATGTCGGCCAGATCGTCTGA
- a CDS encoding YceI family protein, which produces MRNVFGSAFAIGLMAAPALAEPHRYELDPEHTTIAFMVDHLGYADTLGLFLEFEGGFTYDMESRELSDVSITVQSASVNSFNAARDNHVRNKDFLNVETFPVMTFTATGGTPTSDTTGTVEGNLTLLGQTHPLTLEVTLNKAANYPFGHGRFTLGISAKGTVIRSQYGMTYAVDNGFVGDEVQLILETEAMRVE; this is translated from the coding sequence ATGCGGAACGTGTTTGGAAGTGCATTTGCAATCGGTCTGATGGCCGCCCCTGCCCTGGCCGAACCTCACCGCTATGAACTTGATCCCGAACACACCACCATCGCCTTCATGGTCGATCACCTGGGTTATGCCGACACGCTCGGTCTGTTCCTGGAATTCGAGGGCGGGTTTACCTATGACATGGAAAGCCGGGAACTGTCCGATGTCTCAATTACGGTGCAGTCCGCCAGCGTGAATTCCTTCAACGCCGCGCGCGACAACCATGTGCGCAACAAGGATTTCCTGAATGTCGAGACCTTCCCGGTGATGACCTTCACGGCGACCGGCGGCACGCCAACAAGCGACACAACAGGGACTGTGGAAGGCAACCTGACCCTCTTGGGCCAGACCCATCCGCTGACGCTGGAAGTGACCTTGAACAAGGCGGCCAACTATCCGTTTGGCCATGGCCGGTTCACGCTTGGCATCAGTGCCAAGGGAACCGTGATCCGCAGCCAGTACGGCATGACTTATGCGGTCGACAATGGATTTGTCGGCGATGAGGTTCAGCTGATCCTGGAAACGGAAGCCATGCGGGTCGAGTAA